A single window of Methanoregula sp. DNA harbors:
- a CDS encoding DNA-directed RNA polymerase subunit B'', translating into MIVLIERSILSRAYFSREHVARHQLDSYNHFLTHNLQKVVDEQRVIETDIENRGKNNEPVWVELGTIEVKKPLVREADGSQGELYPSEARLRNLTYAAPIQLGLTLVHGSDRQEPVITTIGQLPIMVGSASCNLYGMNDNERIIHGEDAFDPGGYFIVNGTERVLMTLEDLASNKIMTEFTERYNERIYVAKVFSQFRGYRALVVVERNKKNLLEVSFPSVAGHLKFVDLMRALGMTNDQAVVNAVSTDEEILTFMMQNLEESECDSVDGGIMYVGKKLAPNQTKDYQRKRAEFVLDNYLLPHLNYQHGSLKEGDEGYIEAILSERLAKGHFLGRMAEACFDLVLNKRRIDDKDHYSNKRLKLAGDLMEDLFRISLNRLTRDIKYQLERASMRHRDLSIATAVRADVLTERLLHPLATGNWVGGRTGVSQLLDRVDHMSVLSHLRRVISPLSRSQPHFEARDLHPTQWGRICPSETPEGPNCGLVKNFAQMVEISKGIDHEEEVMRILHSLGVEKIRGEVR; encoded by the coding sequence TTGATCGTTCTGATTGAAAGAAGCATTTTATCACGGGCATATTTTTCACGGGAGCATGTTGCGCGGCACCAGCTTGACTCCTATAATCATTTCTTAACCCACAATCTCCAGAAGGTCGTGGATGAACAGCGGGTCATCGAGACGGATATCGAGAACCGCGGCAAAAACAATGAGCCGGTATGGGTTGAGCTTGGCACAATCGAGGTGAAAAAACCTCTTGTCCGGGAAGCGGATGGATCGCAGGGGGAACTGTACCCGAGCGAGGCCCGGCTCCGGAACCTGACATACGCTGCGCCAATACAGCTCGGTCTCACCCTTGTCCACGGCAGTGACCGGCAGGAACCGGTCATCACCACCATCGGTCAGTTGCCGATCATGGTTGGCTCGGCATCCTGTAACCTCTATGGCATGAACGATAATGAGCGGATAATCCACGGAGAGGACGCGTTTGATCCCGGTGGTTATTTCATCGTAAACGGGACCGAGCGGGTGTTAATGACGCTTGAGGATCTCGCCTCCAACAAGATCATGACCGAGTTCACAGAGCGGTACAACGAACGCATCTACGTGGCAAAGGTGTTCTCCCAGTTCCGCGGGTACCGGGCCCTCGTTGTAGTCGAGCGGAACAAAAAGAACCTGCTCGAAGTCTCATTCCCTTCGGTTGCCGGGCACCTGAAATTTGTCGACCTCATGAGGGCACTTGGAATGACAAACGACCAGGCTGTCGTGAACGCAGTCTCCACGGATGAGGAGATACTCACGTTCATGATGCAGAACCTCGAGGAGAGCGAGTGTGATTCAGTAGACGGCGGCATCATGTACGTAGGAAAGAAACTCGCCCCGAACCAGACCAAGGACTACCAGCGCAAGCGGGCTGAATTTGTCCTGGACAATTACCTGCTGCCTCACCTTAACTACCAGCATGGAAGCCTCAAAGAGGGAGATGAAGGATACATCGAAGCGATCTTAAGCGAACGGCTTGCAAAAGGGCATTTCCTCGGACGCATGGCGGAAGCCTGCTTTGACCTTGTTCTCAATAAGCGCCGGATCGATGACAAGGACCATTACTCCAACAAGCGCCTGAAGCTTGCGGGTGACCTGATGGAGGACCTGTTCAGAATTTCATTAAACCGGCTGACCCGGGACATCAAATACCAGCTTGAACGGGCAAGCATGCGCCACCGTGACCTTTCAATTGCTACAGCCGTACGAGCTGATGTGCTGACCGAGCGCCTGCTTCACCCTCTGGCTACCGGCAACTGGGTTGGAGGGAGGACCGGGGTCTCCCAGCTGCTCGACCGCGTTGACCATATGAGCGTGCTTTCCCACCTGCGCCGTGTCATCTCCCCGCTGTCGCGTTCTCAGCCGCATTTCGAGGCGCGTGACCTGCACCCGACCCAGTGGGGCAGGATCTGCCCGAGCGAGACTCCTGAAGGGCCGAATTGTGGTCTTGTGAAAAACTTTGCCCAGATGGTTGAGATAAGCAAGGGCATTGACCACGAAGAAGAAGTGATGCGGATACTCCACTCCCTTGGTGTTGAAAAAATACGGGGTGAAGTCCGATGA
- a CDS encoding DNA-directed RNA polymerase subunit H yields MSTKLNVLNHIMVPDHIIMSEEEVKKLLSHYSITTEQLPKIFHDDPAVKAIGAQVDDVIRIVRISHTAGRAESYRLVTRRPKK; encoded by the coding sequence ATGAGCACCAAACTGAATGTGTTGAACCATATCATGGTGCCTGATCATATCATAATGAGTGAGGAGGAAGTCAAAAAGCTGCTCTCCCACTACTCCATAACAACTGAACAATTACCAAAAATTTTCCATGACGATCCTGCAGTAAAAGCCATTGGCGCACAAGTTGACGACGTCATCCGAATTGTGAGAATCAGCCACACGGCGGGCAGGGCGGAATCGTACCGTCTTGTGACCAGAAGACCGAAAAAGTAA
- a CDS encoding response regulator gives MQQVEIVATTPNNRKNGGRSRLRWPVLSNIFNGVAVLFRKSGNLEREIQVNNSIMIVDDSPYIVDGLVALLKRKGYLPVPAHGGDECLALLETTKPDLILLDIMMEPMDGWETLDHIKENPATQNIPVLMFSAKKITADEAQEHSLSIDDFVSKPVNPAQLLESIENIFERRKDVAMEMLLGKDAGLDQKTLEEYSALRKNIEVDKNLLTVLRASSGMDVPGKEVSESDRAAIAKLEEKVDISEARLKAINEQFTSNL, from the coding sequence ATGCAACAGGTTGAAATTGTTGCAACAACACCTAATAATAGAAAAAATGGCGGACGGTCAAGGCTGCGGTGGCCGGTACTTAGTAATATTTTCAATGGCGTGGCGGTGCTGTTCCGGAAATCCGGAAACCTCGAGAGGGAGATCCAGGTGAACAATTCCATCATGATCGTAGACGACAGCCCCTATATTGTTGATGGGCTTGTTGCCCTCCTCAAGCGAAAGGGCTACCTGCCGGTTCCCGCCCATGGTGGCGATGAGTGCCTCGCCCTCCTTGAAACAACAAAACCTGATCTTATCCTGCTTGACATCATGATGGAACCCATGGATGGTTGGGAAACGCTTGATCATATCAAAGAAAATCCTGCCACCCAGAATATTCCCGTGCTCATGTTCTCGGCGAAGAAGATCACGGCAGATGAGGCACAGGAGCACTCCTTAAGCATCGATGACTTTGTCTCAAAACCGGTAAATCCTGCCCAACTACTCGAATCTATCGAAAATATCTTTGAACGGCGCAAGGACGTCGCGATGGAAATGCTGCTTGGCAAGGATGCGGGGCTTGACCAAAAGACTCTTGAGGAATATTCCGCACTCCGGAAAAATATTGAGGTGGACAAGAACCTGCTCACTGTCCTTCGTGCATCAAGCGGCATGGATGTGCCGGGAAAAGAGGTCTCTGAATCTGACCGCGCCGCTATCGCAAAACTCGAAGAAAAGGTCGATATTAGCGAGGCACGGTTAAAAGCGATCAACGAACAGTTCACGAGCAATCTCTGA
- a CDS encoding response regulator, producing MYTILVVDDSPFIVDVFVTMLERGGYRTVAAYGGEECLEILKTVTPDLILLDIMMEPMDGWETLEHIKESPSTKEIPVLMLTAKQLTPAEAQEYGIYIEDYVLKPITHRELYDAIEHVLNRRQGIKSDVDIARQSGFDDQVVSEYARLSKGIDVNKRLLKILETTYNINDVKMRVSDEISRAIKSMETNIKFQESRLQQIKDELSGTLSKDATG from the coding sequence ATGTACACGATTCTTGTTGTCGACGACAGCCCGTTCATTGTCGATGTATTTGTCACGATGCTTGAGCGGGGCGGTTACCGAACTGTGGCTGCATATGGGGGGGAAGAGTGCCTTGAAATCCTTAAAACGGTTACCCCCGATCTCATCCTGCTGGATATCATGATGGAACCCATGGACGGCTGGGAGACCCTTGAGCATATCAAGGAGAGCCCTTCAACAAAGGAGATACCCGTCCTGATGCTTACGGCAAAACAGCTTACCCCTGCAGAAGCGCAGGAGTACGGTATCTATATTGAAGATTACGTGTTAAAACCCATCACCCACCGTGAACTCTACGATGCGATCGAACATGTCCTCAACCGACGGCAAGGGATCAAGTCAGATGTGGATATTGCACGCCAGTCAGGGTTTGATGACCAGGTTGTCAGTGAATATGCTCGGCTGAGTAAAGGCATTGATGTGAACAAACGGTTATTGAAGATCCTTGAAACGACTTATAATATCAATGACGTGAAAATGCGCGTGTCTGATGAGATATCCCGCGCGATCAAGAGCATGGAGACCAATATCAAGTTCCAGGAGAGCCGGCTCCAGCAGATAAAGGACGAGTTATCAGGCACCCTGTCCAAGGATGCAACAGGTTGA
- a CDS encoding roadblock/LC7 domain-containing protein produces MLKDKISGFIDKIRAVDGVAACAVVSRDGIVAGKVFDRDLNEPWFGALTATILASAESAANIIKMHTMESVTIRGTDSSIMVMGSGENFLVAVILANRADPSKVHEQILKIAKNIGEVM; encoded by the coding sequence ATGTTGAAAGACAAGATTTCCGGTTTTATTGACAAAATCCGTGCGGTCGATGGCGTAGCGGCATGTGCTGTAGTCTCAAGGGATGGGATTGTTGCAGGGAAAGTGTTCGATCGTGATCTCAACGAACCATGGTTTGGCGCACTTACCGCAACCATCCTTGCATCTGCAGAATCTGCGGCAAACATCATCAAAATGCACACAATGGAATCGGTGACAATCCGGGGAACCGATTCGTCCATTATGGTGATGGGTTCCGGGGAAAACTTCCTTGTCGCTGTAATTCTCGCAAACCGGGCAGATCCATCAAAAGTTCATGAGCAGATCCTGAAGATAGCAAAGAATATTGGAGAGGTGATGTGA
- a CDS encoding ARMT1-like domain-containing protein yields MRLTDICIDCLLSRVQMECSLAGASPELSSGIRNECRQILSDLRHSGLLHPQIASCIHRHACRRVGNTDPFLMLKAEGNRQALEVCRAKRANLLSFRDRVIASVISNTFDYGVHGHEVSRNFPAFFDREFPKGLAVDDTDRILPMAERVVYITDNCGEIVFDRLVVEYLHEHGSHITLAVRDAPILNDATMEDALALKFDRIVDCLTTTGGGAEIGLDRYKMPAVLMDAIDRCTIIIAKGMANYESLSMYNDLPPIAYLMAVKCKPVADDVGLHVGAKIAMLRNQH; encoded by the coding sequence ATGAGACTCACCGATATATGCATCGATTGCCTTCTTTCCCGGGTGCAGATGGAGTGTTCGCTTGCCGGGGCTTCACCCGAACTTTCGTCCGGGATCCGGAACGAATGCAGGCAGATCCTCTCTGACCTCCGGCATTCCGGGCTCCTGCATCCCCAGATCGCCAGCTGCATCCACCGGCATGCCTGCCGGAGGGTGGGAAATACAGACCCGTTCCTCATGCTCAAGGCAGAGGGCAACCGGCAGGCGCTTGAAGTCTGCCGCGCGAAACGGGCAAATCTTCTGTCGTTCCGAGACCGGGTCATTGCCAGTGTGATCTCAAACACCTTCGATTACGGTGTGCACGGGCATGAGGTCAGCAGGAATTTTCCGGCATTCTTTGACCGTGAATTTCCAAAAGGCCTCGCAGTCGATGATACCGACCGTATCCTTCCCATGGCAGAACGGGTTGTATACATAACTGACAACTGCGGCGAGATCGTGTTCGACCGGCTCGTGGTGGAATACCTGCATGAGCACGGCTCCCACATCACGCTCGCTGTCCGGGACGCCCCGATCCTCAACGACGCCACAATGGAGGATGCACTCGCACTGAAGTTCGACCGGATCGTGGACTGCCTGACGACCACGGGCGGCGGGGCAGAGATCGGGCTCGACCGGTACAAGATGCCCGCTGTTCTTATGGATGCCATCGACCGATGCACCATCATCATCGCGAAAGGGATGGCAAACTATGAGTCCCTGTCGATGTACAATGATCTTCCCCCCATCGCCTACCTGATGGCAGTGAAATGCAAGCCGGTTGCAGACGATGTGGGGCTGCATGTCGGGGCGAAAATTGCCATGCTGCGAAATCAGCATTAA
- a CDS encoding NfeD family protein: MIPLDGMALGWLLIVMGAVLLLIEVHSPGFFATVPATVMIALGIMVLLGIDIYNSGWGAIAGVTAAIVAGAVTVYAYGRMTPNESPTTVSRDSLVGREGIVIKEVDPKSLNGKVTVSSADWSAHSTGATILKGKKVRVVSSEGVHIVVEEVT; the protein is encoded by the coding sequence ATGATACCGCTTGATGGAATGGCGCTCGGGTGGCTGCTCATAGTCATGGGCGCCGTACTCCTCTTAATCGAGGTGCACAGCCCGGGCTTTTTTGCCACAGTGCCGGCGACCGTGATGATTGCGCTCGGCATCATGGTCCTTTTAGGGATCGATATCTACAACTCCGGCTGGGGTGCAATTGCCGGAGTTACCGCTGCAATCGTTGCCGGGGCGGTTACGGTCTATGCTTACGGCAGGATGACTCCCAACGAAAGCCCGACGACCGTCAGCCGAGACTCCCTCGTCGGCAGGGAGGGGATCGTGATAAAAGAGGTCGATCCGAAAAGCCTGAACGGCAAGGTCACGGTCAGCAGTGCTGACTGGAGCGCCCACTCAACCGGTGCAACCATCCTGAAAGGTAAAAAAGTGCGGGTCGTCAGTTCCGAAGGTGTTCATATCGTAGTAGAGGAGGTTACATAA
- a CDS encoding SPFH domain-containing protein, with the protein MAFIETLITIFLILVIVAIFARGVVIVQPYEQGLQIRLGKYVGRLNPGFRWIVPFVSEVIKLDLRTQVMDVPSQEVITKDNSPTNVDAIVYVRVIDPEKAFFEVSNYRLATVALAQTSLRGIIGDMELDEVLYNRDVINTKLRDILDRETDQWGVKVERVEIKEVDPVEAVKNAMTEQTAAERARRAAILRADGEKRSAILKAEGLRQSMILEAEGERQSKVLRAEGERLSRILQAQGEAQGLRILSVGAAPLDKRAITVLSLDALKQMANGQATKIIFPFEISQLIRQGAKFLGATEETAEEVVGRPVMDDSILGDIPRQEAVDAILKEIQDAVPHVSEDELKDTSKRRLPVEKLKDETLPPA; encoded by the coding sequence ATGGCATTTATTGAAACGTTAATCACCATTTTTTTAATCCTTGTCATCGTCGCTATCTTTGCCCGCGGCGTTGTTATCGTCCAGCCTTATGAGCAGGGGTTGCAGATCCGGCTCGGGAAATATGTCGGGCGGCTGAACCCCGGATTCCGGTGGATTGTGCCGTTCGTGAGTGAAGTGATCAAACTCGACCTGCGGACGCAGGTGATGGACGTTCCCAGCCAGGAAGTGATCACCAAGGATAACTCGCCGACGAACGTCGACGCGATTGTCTACGTCAGGGTGATCGACCCTGAAAAGGCGTTCTTTGAGGTCTCCAACTACCGGCTGGCAACGGTCGCACTTGCCCAGACAAGCCTGCGTGGTATTATCGGCGACATGGAACTTGATGAGGTCCTGTATAACCGTGATGTAATCAACACCAAGCTCCGCGACATCCTTGACCGCGAGACCGACCAGTGGGGAGTCAAGGTCGAGCGTGTCGAGATTAAAGAGGTGGACCCGGTCGAGGCTGTCAAGAACGCGATGACCGAACAGACTGCCGCGGAACGGGCGCGGCGGGCAGCCATCCTGCGGGCAGACGGCGAGAAACGCTCTGCAATCCTCAAGGCAGAGGGCCTGAGGCAGAGCATGATCCTTGAAGCTGAAGGGGAGCGGCAGAGCAAGGTGCTCCGTGCCGAAGGTGAAAGACTCTCCCGGATCCTGCAGGCACAGGGCGAAGCGCAGGGGCTGCGCATCCTCTCGGTCGGTGCTGCACCGCTTGACAAGCGGGCGATCACGGTGCTCTCACTTGACGCGCTCAAGCAGATGGCAAACGGTCAGGCAACCAAGATCATCTTCCCGTTCGAGATCTCACAGTTGATCCGGCAGGGTGCGAAGTTCCTTGGCGCAACCGAAGAAACTGCAGAAGAGGTAGTCGGCCGCCCGGTGATGGACGACAGCATTCTGGGGGACATTCCGAGGCAGGAGGCAGTCGACGCAATCTTAAAAGAGATACAGGATGCAGTGCCACATGTCTCTGAAGATGAACTCAAGGACACAAGCAAGCGCAGGTTGCCGGTTGAAAAATTAAAAGACGAAACACTGCCGCCTGCCTGA
- the glgP gene encoding alpha-glucan family phosphorylase, whose product MADQYNRLATEFPHVPERISGLVDLAYNLWWSWNPDVKMVFKRLNPIIWAESIHNPVKMLKEMPEETLAAAAKNPHYLHHYDIVMSRWYRRELNKSTSWFREHFVNQSDLSIAYFSAEYGLQHSLPFYAGGLGFLAGDHLKECSDLGIPLVAVGFMYSEGYLHQHIGPDGWQENIKEVLNRDAAPITRVMYNHTDQLVVQVPFIDPPIHIAVWKVDVGNIPLYLLDTDIPQNDPASRSISFRLYTGDLEQRLRQEIVLGIGGNYVLDILGIRHSVIHLNEGHPAFALLERIRDKVTDGYPFREAFQQVRETSIFTTHTPVPAGHDAFPHTLMDRYFSNYYSLLGIDRETFLRLGYHPRDPPGLFNMTAFALRTCSFTNAVSQRHGEVAREMWRSLWPEIPPEKTPIEYITNGIHIPTWLNPNIELLFNQYFSPSCPNWLDEHDNPIIWDLIDEIPDEELWKVHLRLKQKLLNRIREHKRRKWEREGADPVNVVGGGALLDPTALTIGFARRFSTYKRADLIFSDPEQLKQIVNDRWKPVQIIFAGKAHPADDEGKRIIQRVYQYTHQPEFGGRIAFVEDYGEQMAQYLVHGVDVWLNNPLPPMEACGTSGMKASINGGIHMSILDGWWIEGYNIKNGWAFGNPSATTNRDRHDADQFYDLIRREVVPMYYTRSDDGIPHMWVRKMKESIKSNAPRFSAKRMVKEYVNRGYAPAFRKAVEFEKAK is encoded by the coding sequence ATGGCCGATCAATATAACCGGCTGGCAACTGAGTTCCCCCACGTTCCCGAACGGATCTCCGGCCTCGTCGACCTCGCTTACAATCTCTGGTGGAGCTGGAATCCCGATGTAAAAATGGTTTTCAAACGGCTCAATCCCATCATATGGGCAGAGAGTATCCATAACCCGGTAAAGATGCTAAAAGAGATGCCCGAAGAAACCCTTGCTGCAGCTGCAAAAAATCCTCACTATCTCCACCATTACGATATTGTCATGTCCCGGTGGTACCGGCGCGAGCTGAACAAGTCAACCTCATGGTTCCGTGAACATTTTGTCAACCAGAGTGATCTCTCCATTGCCTATTTCTCAGCAGAGTACGGGCTTCAGCACTCCCTGCCGTTTTATGCAGGCGGCCTTGGCTTTCTTGCAGGAGACCACCTCAAGGAGTGCAGTGATCTTGGCATCCCTCTGGTTGCTGTCGGGTTTATGTACTCTGAAGGGTACCTCCACCAGCATATAGGGCCGGACGGGTGGCAGGAGAACATCAAGGAGGTCCTGAACCGGGATGCCGCGCCGATTACCCGGGTGATGTACAACCACACTGACCAGCTGGTAGTTCAGGTTCCTTTTATTGACCCCCCGATCCACATTGCCGTCTGGAAAGTCGATGTCGGAAATATACCTCTCTATCTTCTTGATACTGATATCCCTCAGAATGATCCAGCCAGCAGGAGCATCTCCTTCCGGCTCTATACCGGCGACCTCGAACAGCGTCTGCGCCAGGAGATTGTCCTTGGAATTGGAGGAAATTATGTGCTGGACATCCTTGGAATCCGGCATTCGGTGATCCATTTGAATGAAGGACATCCTGCTTTCGCGCTCCTGGAACGGATCCGGGATAAGGTTACAGATGGTTATCCATTCAGGGAGGCATTCCAGCAGGTGCGGGAAACGTCAATTTTCACAACGCACACACCTGTTCCTGCGGGACATGATGCCTTCCCGCACACCCTGATGGACCGATACTTCAGTAATTATTACTCCCTCCTCGGGATTGACCGGGAGACGTTCCTGCGCCTGGGATATCACCCGCGGGATCCCCCCGGCCTCTTCAATATGACAGCTTTTGCGCTCAGAACATGTTCATTTACCAATGCAGTAAGCCAGCGACACGGGGAGGTTGCCCGGGAGATGTGGCGCAGCCTGTGGCCGGAAATCCCCCCGGAAAAAACACCAATAGAATATATTACAAACGGCATTCACATACCGACCTGGCTCAACCCGAATATTGAATTGCTTTTCAACCAGTATTTCTCCCCCTCATGTCCTAACTGGCTGGATGAGCATGATAACCCGATTATTTGGGATCTCATCGATGAAATCCCGGATGAAGAGTTATGGAAGGTCCACCTCAGGCTGAAACAGAAACTCCTCAACCGGATCCGTGAGCATAAGCGGCGGAAATGGGAGCGCGAGGGAGCGGACCCGGTTAATGTAGTGGGTGGCGGTGCGCTGCTTGATCCTACTGCCCTGACAATCGGGTTTGCCCGACGATTCTCAACCTATAAACGCGCCGACCTTATCTTCTCAGATCCGGAACAACTCAAACAGATTGTTAATGACCGGTGGAAACCGGTGCAGATCATTTTTGCGGGTAAGGCGCATCCCGCAGATGACGAGGGGAAAAGGATTATACAGCGGGTGTACCAGTATACCCACCAGCCGGAGTTTGGCGGCAGGATCGCTTTTGTGGAGGATTACGGGGAGCAGATGGCACAGTATCTCGTACATGGTGTTGATGTCTGGCTTAACAACCCCCTTCCTCCGATGGAAGCCTGCGGGACGAGCGGGATGAAAGCATCAATCAACGGGGGAATCCATATGAGCATCCTTGATGGCTGGTGGATCGAAGGGTACAATATCAAAAACGGCTGGGCATTTGGTAATCCGTCAGCCACAACCAATCGAGACAGGCATGACGCCGACCAGTTCTATGACCTGATCCGGCGTGAGGTAGTGCCGATGTATTATACCCGCTCTGATGACGGTATCCCCCACATGTGGGTCAGGAAGATGAAAGAATCGATCAAGAGTAATGCTCCGAGGTTTTCAGCTAAGAGGATGGTGAAGGAATATGTGAATCGGGGATATGCGCCTGCGTTCAGGAAAGCGGTGGAATTTGAAAAAGCAAAATGA
- a CDS encoding alpha-amylase, producing MPALSIGFEVHQPYRLNRHFVPDPKIKKKDLLNLYFDEVNRDILLRVAEKCYIPATTQVLEMLDEGFSCAFSFSGTLIEQVEKWSPDSLALFEQVAAHRNAEILAQTYYHSIASCFHDKTEFAEQVRMHASLMHDLFQADPAIFENTEFTFNNEIATVIKDMGFTGIFTEGVDRVLGWRSPNYLYTCRDMPVLLRNTQLSDDIAFRFTNRSWDMYPLTADTYAKWVTQSPGDVVNVFLDYESFGEHLWSDTGIFDFLRHLPDELSAQGVPTILPSKALSDYSPVGTIDVTETISWADIEKDTSAWMGNDRQRAAFHALESARAYAKDKQVWRYLQTSDHFYYMASKYGSCGEVHSYFCYLEGDDAFKTYMKILADYEERNTRGMKNRKAAKALRALSAENAFHFASPAGYIGYTAYNLDQFCELLHVVPKDTIQHHLERGDFACWIKDVIGDTNLADNVKNCTERQKITSLVCEWRERLWSHLK from the coding sequence ATGCCCGCATTATCGATTGGATTTGAGGTGCACCAGCCATACAGACTGAACAGGCACTTTGTTCCGGATCCAAAAATAAAGAAAAAAGATCTGTTGAATCTGTATTTTGACGAGGTCAACCGCGACATATTGCTCCGTGTTGCAGAAAAATGCTACATTCCCGCCACAACACAGGTCCTGGAAATGTTGGATGAGGGGTTCTCCTGTGCTTTTTCCTTTTCCGGCACCCTCATCGAACAGGTTGAAAAGTGGAGCCCGGATTCACTGGCCCTGTTCGAGCAGGTTGCCGCCCACCGGAATGCAGAGATCCTCGCCCAGACGTATTACCACAGCATCGCCAGCTGCTTTCACGACAAAACCGAATTTGCCGAGCAGGTACGGATGCATGCCAGCCTGATGCATGACCTGTTCCAGGCAGACCCTGCGATCTTTGAAAACACGGAATTTACGTTCAATAACGAGATAGCAACCGTCATTAAGGATATGGGATTTACCGGGATTTTCACGGAGGGGGTGGATCGCGTCCTTGGCTGGAGGAGCCCCAATTACCTTTATACCTGCAGGGACATGCCGGTCCTTCTCAGGAACACCCAGTTGTCAGATGATATTGCGTTCCGGTTCACCAACCGGTCCTGGGATATGTATCCCCTGACTGCCGATACATATGCAAAATGGGTGACGCAATCTCCCGGTGATGTCGTGAATGTCTTTTTGGATTACGAATCCTTCGGGGAACATTTGTGGTCGGACACCGGTATCTTCGATTTTCTCCGGCATCTTCCGGACGAACTTTCAGCGCAGGGCGTCCCTACGATCCTGCCGTCAAAAGCACTTTCGGATTATTCACCGGTTGGGACGATTGATGTAACCGAGACGATCTCATGGGCTGATATCGAAAAAGATACATCCGCATGGATGGGGAATGACCGGCAGCGGGCGGCATTCCATGCCCTTGAATCGGCCCGCGCCTATGCGAAGGATAAGCAGGTCTGGAGATACCTCCAGACGAGCGATCATTTCTACTATATGGCGTCCAAGTATGGTTCCTGCGGAGAAGTGCACTCGTATTTCTGCTATCTTGAAGGCGATGATGCGTTCAAGACATACATGAAAATCCTTGCAGACTACGAGGAGCGCAATACCCGTGGCATGAAGAATCGTAAGGCTGCAAAGGCATTGCGGGCGCTGTCTGCGGAAAACGCGTTCCATTTCGCATCTCCTGCCGGTTATATCGGGTATACGGCATACAACCTGGACCAGTTCTGCGAGCTGTTACATGTCGTGCCCAAAGACACCATTCAGCACCATCTGGAGAGGGGGGACTTTGCATGCTGGATTAAGGATGTCATTGGTGACACAAACCTCGCTGACAATGTCAAAAACTGCACGGAACGACAGAAAATTACCAGCCTTGTTTGTGAATGGAGGGAACGATTATGGAGTCACTTAAAATAG